In Aedes albopictus strain Foshan chromosome 3, AalbF5, whole genome shotgun sequence, the following are encoded in one genomic region:
- the LOC134292218 gene encoding uncharacterized protein LOC134292218 — translation MEEQVDATNEELRPSFVCSHFVVKPMIQFNRFSKFERLKRCLAYVLRYVGNLRKTVHGSSRKLGRQLGREELQDAEKSLWILVQSESFPDEVAVMNHNKQHETKKKTLESSSKLAKLPPIIDDRGVPRVDGRIDAAEYLSFDAKFPIILPREHRVTELLLDWYHQKYRHANDETVLNEIRQRFYIVKLRTCLCKTKTRCIWCRVFKCTPVVPKMAPLPRVRLTEYLSFEYLSFDAKFPIILPREHRVTELLLDWYHQKNRHANYETVLNEIRQRFYIVKLRTCLCKTKTRCIWCRVYKCTPVVPKMAPLPRVRLTAYVRAFTFIGIDYFGPYLVKLGRSAVKRWGVVFTCLTIRAVHIEVARSLTADSCKKAIRRFIARRGAPQEIYSDNGTNFVGVSRELHNEIREISTELGSAFTDGYTQWRFNPPSAPHMGGCWERMVRSIKVALAAVPVDDKLDDESLETLFAEAEMMINSRPLTFVSLQTSDEEASTPNLFLLLCSTVVQQPIKSLVCDGKSVRNSWNSVQKTLDKIWQRWITEYLPMITRRTKWFQDVRPISEGALVIIADERIRNKWVRGRVVRTYPGKDGIVRQADVSTPSGVLRRAVAKLAILDIEPEDGGSTEDDARNQVRHAGEDVTSSKPLG, via the coding sequence ATGGAGGAGCAAGTGGACGCAACCAACGAAGAGCTGAGACCATCTTTTGTTTGCTCACACTTCGTCGTTAAACCAATGATACAATTCAATCGCTTTTCCAAATTTGAGCGTCTTAAGAGATGCCTAGCGTATGTTCTACGATATGTCGGAAACCTACGTAAAACTGTACATGGTTCTTCTCGAAAACTTGGAAGGCAATTGGGCAGAGAAGAGTTACAGGATGCGGAGAAATCGCTATGGATTCTAGTCCAATCAGAAAGTTTTCCCGATGAAGTAGCCGTGATGAACCACAATAAACAACACGAAACGAAGAAGAAAACGCTTGAGAGCTCCAGCAAGTTAGCAAAACTACCACCGATTATCGATGATCGAGGAGTTCCTCGGGTTGATGGCCGGATTGATGCGGCAGAATACTTATCATTCGATGCAAAATTTCCAATTATATTACCTCGAGAACATCGTGTTACGGAGCTCCTTCTAGATTGGTATCATCAAAAATACCGACACGCCAACGACGAGACTGTGTTAAACGAGATACGTCAAAGATTTTACATTGTGAAACTACGAACATGCTTGTGTAAGACAAAAACCCGGTGTATATGGTGCCGAGTCTTCAAGTGTACACCCGTGGTACCAAAAATGGCACCTTTACCTCGAGTAAGGTTAACCGAATACTTATCATTCGAATACTTATCATTCGATGCAAAATTTCCAATTATATTACCTCGAGAACATCGTGTTACGGAGCTCCTTCTAGATTGGTATCATCAAAAAAACCGACACGCCAACTACGAGACTGTGTTAAACGAGATACGTCAAAGATTTTACATTGTGAAACTACGAACATGCTTGTGTAAGACAAAAACCCGGTGTATATGGTGCCGAGTCTACAAGTGTACACCCGTGGTACCAAAAATGGCACCTTTACCTCGAGTAAGGTTAACCGCATACGTTCGTGCTTTTACGTTTATCGGAATCGACTATTTCGGACCCTATTTGGTGAAGCTTGGACGGAGCGCGGTGAAACGTTGGGGAGTTGTGTTTACATGCTTGACCATTAGAGCAGTTCACATAGAGGTCGCGAGAAGCTTAACTGCTGATTCCTGTAAGAAGGCAATTCGTAGGTTTATTGCCAGACGTGGAGCGCCTCAAGAGATTTATTCCGATAATGGAACGAATTTTGTCGGAGTAAGCCGAGAGTTACACAACGAAATTCGAGAAATCAGTACAGAGCTTGGCAGTGCGTTCACAGATGGCTACACACAGTGGCGATTCAACCCGCCCTCAGCGCCGCATATGGGAGGATGCTGGGAACGAATGGTGAGGTCGATCAAAGTAGCCCTAGCTGCGGTTCCAGTCGATGATAAGCTTGACGACGAGTCACTAGAGACACTTTTCGCGGAGGCGGAAATGATGATCAACTCTCGTCCACTTACTTTCGTCTCTCTgcaaacgtcggatgaagaagcTAGCACTCCAAATCTTTTTTTGTTACTCTGTTCGACTGTTGTGCAGCAACCAATCAAAAGTCTTGTATGTGACGGAAAATCTGTGCGGAATAGTTGGAACTCTGTGCAGAAAACTTTGGACAAAATTTGGCAAAGATGGATCACCGAATATCTTCCGATGATTACAAGAAGGACGAAATGGTTTCAAGATGTTCGCCCGATCAGTGAAGGTGCATTGGTGATTATTGCTGATGAGCGGATCAGGAATAAATGGGTGAGAGGTCGTGTGGTACGCACATATCCTGGAAAAGACGGAATAGTACGTCAAGCAGATGTTTCTACACCAAGCGGAGTCCTGAGAAGAGCAGTCGCTAAACTGGCGATATTGGATATTGAACCAGAGGATGGTGGCTCCACAGAGGATGACGCACGTAACCAAGTGCGACATGCGGGGGAGGATGTCACCAGCAGCAAGCCCCTCGGTTGA